A window of the Hordeum vulgare subsp. vulgare chromosome 5H, MorexV3_pseudomolecules_assembly, whole genome shotgun sequence genome harbors these coding sequences:
- the LOC123453147 gene encoding uncharacterized protein LOC123453147, with the protein MAAAPPPIPDEIFEEILLRLPPDDPACLLRASLVCKAWGCAVSAPGFRRRLHELHRTPPVLGFLHGCDDDRIPHFTPTTASSFSLAAPDSRSWRALDCRHGRALFLSKGDAQELLLWEPTTGAQQRVPVPVAYDVIYRYEEATLAATAAVFCAADGCDHRDCSGGPFGVLFVFCVDEDDGDDQGCVTLTRLYSSETGTWDEQSWIFHDLPMCFTFYSSVLVGRSLLYFMSDDGCILEYDFAGHGLTVFDPPNYESMYDGRYNIMLAEDGGLGVSQEMNPHLKLWTREVIEGADARWVMSRVIYLENLLPDGALIEAASSVDVLGFAEGANVIFVTTVAGVFTIELQSERVRRVCDDHGLCNLIPVVSFYTPVP; encoded by the coding sequence ATGGCGGCAGCGCCGCCGCCGATCCCGGACGAGATCTTCGAAGagatcctcctccgcctcccgccCGACGACCCGGCCTGCCTCCTCCGCGCCTCCCTCGTCTGCAAGGCCTGGGGTTGCGCCGTCTCCGCCCCCGGattccgccgccgcctccacgagctcCACCGGACACCCCCCGTGCTCGGCTTCCTCCACGGCTGTGACGACGACCGCATTCCCCACTTCACCCCCACCACCGCGTCGTCCTTCTCCCTCGCCGCTCCGGACTCCCGCTCCTGGCGGGCCCTTGACTGCCGCCACGGCCGCGCCCTCTTCCTGTCCAAGGGTGATGCACAGGAACTCCTCCTGTGGGAGCCAACCACGGGTGCCCAGCAGCGCGTACCCGTGCCCGTGGCGTATGATGTCATCTACCGGTACGAAGAGGCGACGTTGGCCGCGACCGCGGCCGTCTTCTGCGCAGCGGACGGGTGTGACCACCGGGACTGCTCGGGAGGCCCTTTTGGAGTGCTATTCGTCTTCTGCGTCgatgaagacgatggcgacgaccaGGGGTGTGTCACGTTGACGCGCCTATACTCGTCGGAAACGGGCACCTGGGATGAGCAGAGCTGGATTTTCCACGACTTGCCCATGTGTTTTACATTTTATTCCAGCGTGCTCGTTGGGAGGTCTCTGCTCTACTTCATGTCTGATGATGGGTGCATCCTAGAGTATGACTTTGCAGGGCACGGCCTGACTGTTTTCGACCCACCAAACTACGAGTCGATGTACGATGGCCGATATAACATCATGCTGGCGGAGGACGGTGGACTTGGAGTTAGCCAAGAGATGAATCCGCATCTCAAATTGTGGACAAGGGAGGTGATTGAAGGTGCCGATGCCCGATGGGTAATGAGCCGGGTCATCTACTTGGAGAATTTGCTCCCAGATGGTGCTCTCATTGAGGCAGCAAGTTCAGTGGATGTGTTGGGCTTTGCTGAGGGAGCAAATGTCATTTTCGTGACCACGGTTGCTGGCGTCTTCACTATTGAACTACAGTCAGAGCGGGTGAGGAGGGTGTGTGATGATCATGGCTTATGTAATTTGATTCCAGTTGTTAGCTTCTACACTCCTGTGCCCTGA